One Gossypium arboreum isolate Shixiya-1 chromosome 13, ASM2569848v2, whole genome shotgun sequence genomic window, ATGTGAGAAGTGGGGAATGAGCAAGCAAATGACAAATGTGTCATCCcgcatatattattttaattgtcaaaattttaatatttttataaaacaataaatataatttaaaaatataatacattatgATATTTGAACTCAAGGCCTTAAAATCTTCATCATTTCAATCAAAGTCACATTCACttgttatataaaattttatagatttgttatataatttttttcactCATATCATGTGTCATAATCTAGTATTAACAGTGACGAAGTCTAGGGACTGGCAGGGGCATCGGTCtcccttaaaatgaaaattttttcatttaaacctctttataatttataaaattttaaattagtaattgtaaaattgcactttagcctccctaaatgataaaaatttgacttaattctttaaaaattataaatatataggctattaaaatggtgaaattacattttagtatcatgaaaatatacaatttaattttgccCCAAGCAAAATTTTCTGACTTCGACCTTaagtattaataattttatttggtGGTGGCTGATTTGTAAGCCCAATCCATAACATCTAAATGTCATCTCCAAATAAATCCTCacattatttttaacttttttttataaaattaataatatacccTAACCCTAACCTTAAACTAAAATAACCTATCTTATTCAatcttttataataataataaaaaagtagTAGATGGATGCATTAAATTTGGTGGGATTGAATATTAAACATTGTATGTAAAGCAAAAAGGAAAGTTGTAGTAGATGGGGTTAATATGGTGGGATTGAATTGCGCGTCCTAACAAGTACATGCACACCAAAATGCTGTGTGGGGATTGCCCCACCCACCCCCTACAATCCTTATAAAAAGGCCCGATTTGTTCGGCGAATTAAGCAAGAGAGTGTGGTGAAAGAGAGATGGAGTGGAGGGCTtgttatttggatgtgatattggTGCCATTAAGCATGCTCATCCCCATTGCTTATCATTGCTGGTTATGGCATAAGGTTAGGACTCAGCCTCTGGCTACCATCATTGGAATCAATTCCACCGGACGACGCTTCTGGGTCTCTGCCATCATCAAGGTACATTTTGACTTTGCATGCACGTTGAATTAAGAAAATATTAGTTTCATAGTAGATATTCATATTTTTGACATAACTACAAATTAAAACATTTCGATAAAAGTACCATGGGCGGCTTTGTATTAGAAGTTAAATTGCATTTTACCCCTCTActtaaaaaatgggtaaattagtccatatacattagatcaaagagtaaactcGTCCTTCAATTAAAAATTTGTCCATTTCTGCTGTTAAAAACTTCATGGCTCATGGTTCGGTCAACTAGCTTTAAGATATGTTTGGTTGAGTGAAAAAAAATGGGAAGATGAGAGGGAAtagaaaaatagagaaaaaacAAATTTTGAGTGTGCTCAGTTAGAAATAATAGTGAGGAAAGAAAATTGGAAAGATGACCATTTTTCATTCTAATGCATAAGAATAGAGAGAAAATGATAGAGAAGTTTATGTTAGTTcaaatttatacattttttaaatattttattttctttcttaccATTTTTCCATCTCTCCTACCAAATACAGTTACGTAATTTCTTTTCACTCTGCCAAGCAAagctttaattcttttatttcttttaaactaAAGTGGATTTCTCTTTGGACATGCATGATTAATTGCGTGTTCTAAATTATTTAACTTAAGACTACATTAATTTTTGTTATTAGACGTGTgtctattcatatatatattaaaattaattttaaaaatattaaatgcgtgatgaaaatgaaaatttattaaagtttaatgactaaattgaattcaATTATTAACGGCAATactcaatttataatattttttatttttagtatcaAAAGAAAACTTATAAAAGTTAGATGACCAACTATGTAATTTATCTTAAATAACATCTAAATTCATTATTATAAATATCAACTTGTTGTAATATATTAAAGATCCTTCTTTTAATTCTTGGAACAATATGAATATAGTTATTTGGAGCATCGATGTGCATTAAAATTAGTGTAAACATTTATTACATAATATAGAATTGcttgcttttattttatttgttttttataatttatttttaatttttattgtttacgTACATAGAAAAAGATGGAATTTTgtcttaaaaataaattaaaacataattattcatttaattaaaagGTTAAAAGGATTAGATTAAATCATTAATTTTAAAGGGTTTAGATATCTATTATATCATTTAATCGAGGAAGGCCAAATGCCCTCGCTTACCCTGTAGCTATTTTAAGTCAAGCTACGAAAATTTTATATGttgtttgataaatttgataaattaagaaattatgtaataaaaaataagtgttaaaattttaaatattaaatttaagttataaatttgtttgatatattacttaaaattaataattaaatataattagattgtttaataaatataaattttaatataaaaatatatattctacattttattcttaattttaaatatttcacatCATTCTAAACAAAAATATAACGTAAAAATTTTATaggataatataatattaaaataaataaaataaaattgaattaattgaaaatattCTCTATTAAGCAATAAGTAACTCTtatctatttattattttcatcaaaaattttaattttttcaatgaTCTATCAAATAAAGCCCTAAAAATTACtgataaaatgtaaatatttagaGTTAAAAATATAAAGGAAAATTAATTATGAAAGATGAAAATCATACATCAAAAGAAGAAATTAGAATTCTTTTGAATAATTTTTTAATCTTAGTCATAGATATAATTATGATCCATGGCTAAAATTAATATACACTAAATTCTTATACCCAGCTTCGCCTGGGATttaacaataaattataaataaatttattttataattatataaaattttcgctgtttaaatatttatattatatgttaatgaatttataattaaattagactaatcataaaaattatgtaaaataagAGTTGcattaaaatacaataaaatgaaggaaaaagaataaacatgataaacacaacaaaatataaaaataaattgtatattaatattattaacttaGCCATTGACAAATAAAATGAACACAAtaagaataaatatatatatatatcaaagtataaataaaaattattaacttAGCCATTGACAAAGCACAATCACActcattaaataattaaaaagctCCAACCATTTGTACATTAATATTATATTGTTTCACTATACGTATTAGGTATTGAGTAAATAATGTAGCAATAATTTATTTGGATTTTTTATTCTCAAAAAACAAAAGACAAAGAGTATGATATGGTGGCATGCATGCATGCAGGACAACGAGAAAAAGAACATCCTGGCAGTCCAAACGCTTCGAAACACCATAATGGGATCGACCCTAATGGCCACAACATCCATCCTGCTATGTGCTGGGTTGGCAGCCGTCATCAGCAGCACTTACACAGTCAAAAAGCCACTCAATGACTCTATATTCGGAGCTCACGGGGAGTTCATGGTGGCTCTCAAGTACGTCACAATCCTATGTATCTTCCTCTTCTCGTTTTCGTGCCACACCTTATCTATCAGGTTTATAAACCAAGTCAACATCCTCATCAACACTCCCCAAGACCCCACCTCCATTGTCACCCCTCACTACCTGTCCGACTTGCTCGAAAAAGGGTTCCTCTTGAACACTGCGGGCAACAGGCTCTTCTACGCTGCGCTTCCTCTCCTGCTATGGATCTTTGGCCCTGTGCTCGTCTTTGTCGGCTCCATCACCATCGTCACTTTGCTTTACAACCTTGACTTCGTGTTTGGGTTTAGGAGAAACAAGCAAATTGATGTTGGAGACTGTGAATCAGGGTGATCCTACTCGTACATGCATGTAGGCTTTAATGCCTTAGCAAATGCCATGCATGCGGTACTAGATTCCTTGGTTTGCTTcactaattataattatatatgtgAAGTGAAGCAATTTCCGTTGCTTCACAAATAATTAAGTATGAAAACCCCCTTCCCCAATTTGTAATGCAAATGATGAAGTATATAGCTAGTCTCTAGCTTGCAACTGAGAGCATTCATTCAACCTTGCTGTGCATGCCTACTTGCTAGTAAACTCCTGCAAATATAAAACCAACTTGATGAAGCTGTTAAATAGAATCTTACAGGCTAAAATAACATGCATTTGTATTGATGGAGTTTTACCATTTCGTTTTTTGGAATTTAAATTTTACCAACTATTACTCATAAAATTACTTACATTATTAGAATTAGAACCATAACCTTATTTGCTCAAGATCGAAAATCTATTTGAAATTTTAGAGgatttaaataaaaatgttaaacctAAAAGATGAGGTTGAATAAAAACTAAGTCCATTTAAAACATGGTTTGgattcaagcttgaaattttaagGTCTAAGCTTATCTGAGCCTAACTCATTTTTTGTAaagtattatattatattatttttatatgttgtgtaatttataacacaaaattaaaaatctatagtaatACATAATACTatgatgtaaaaattaaaaatgttaagttgcatatataattttaatagatGAAAATATATCtataaaactattaaattttaagttaaaaataattaaagtatttttaaaaagaattaaaacatatttttaaaaagaattaaaacaaAGGCTTAATGATAAATTTGGCCACTAATGTTTGCATGTTTTGTCAAAATTatcctaattatatttttaagtcTTTTTGGCCATCAACCTTTGATTTGTCTTCAAGCTGCATTTTCTAacatatttaatgaataaattcaagGTTTCAATCTTTCATACGTTTGTTTATTGAGAAGTTTTTCTATTGAGTTAATTTTTAGATAATTccgtttattttctttaaattaagagttatttttaatttaatgtgctatttattttattattttcacatgcAATTATTTTATTGGGttatctaagtaataaattacatcGTATTAAAAATATTCCACATATGAAATTTCACATCATCCACCGTTAACTTTCATTAAACCTGttagaaaaaagaaacaaaatgaaaaaaaataaatgttGATGACAAAAAAAGACTCAAAAATACAATTAACCCtgttaactttttttttaacGGTACTTTCATTAAACctattagaaaaaaaaacaaattgaaaaaaaaaataaaggttgATGACCAAAAAAGATTCAAAAATACAATTAAGCCCATTTAAACAAAACATGCAAACGTTAGTGGCCAAATATATCATTAAGCCCAAAAAAAATAATGAGTATACTTAGAATGGTCTTAGTTAATCATTTACTAATATGAataaattttgacaaaatttttaatttatacttcaaattaaattaaactcgaaaaaatataaaatataaaatattatatttaaacccGACTCCGATTCGAACTAAAGATCAAGGGTGAGCCCAAGAGGCCTCGCCTCGAAATGGGTAAATTTATATTTACCCCCATAAATAAATTGCTTTCTCCAATTTTCTGTGTGTTGTTACTTTGATTTAATTGGGCTGAACTGTTAGCTAGTTGGATCCAAATTTTTATATACAACTTTGATTTGTTTATAGGATTTTCATCTAGACATCTTTTAcataaatattcattttatttattttttaaaaaataaatatacatatttatttattaaaatatatatttctgtaatttaaaaaattctcACACATTCATAGAAATTGagattttattaacaaaatcgAGTGACCTCACAACACCATGCCTTGTGAGATCactctattttttttaaatatgtttatcTACCTATCCATATATTAGTATGATTTTTTGAGAAATACATCTCCAATACGTTATTTATtgaataatattataaataatattattaaatattgataATGAAATAGTTATTatagaaatttatttttaatttataaaattattaaaaattaaattaattatttaattttcagttttgatattttaaataatttaatcaatttaacatataaatatCTCATGTTACGTTcagtaaatatgtatatatacaaattttatatatgaagatggatgaaaataaaatttatattcgaTAATATTATTACCTTTATTAGTTTatcttcccttttctttcaggaatttaaattttttatataataccaTAAGAATACTgtatttttatgaaaataaaattactGTTTTTGAGGTGAAATTATAGTTATGGGCACTCTACAATGTTTAAATTTATGATTTAGTTATCCAtactttaatttaacataatttggtTCATCTATTTTATAATATCACTAGTTAATTCAAATAGTTGATATCCTTAGTTATCATGCAAGTATATTTTTTGTGTTATAGAGggttttttcttttaaatcatgTAAGCATTTTAACCGAAATAATTAAGAATCTTAACTATTTAGATTAACTGATGTCATTGTAGAAAATAAGAGAGTAGattatgtaaaattaaaatataaacgcTAAATCCCAAATGCGAGTATAATAAAGGGACTAAAACTACAATTTAACTATTATCTTATAATTACTAAAaatagagaagaagaaaaaagagttGGACACTGTCATTACATGACAGCCCTTAGGGCTTTTATTTCCCTACCATgtttaaattttatgatttattacctatattttaattttacgtaattaatttttatttatattaaatatcattaattaatttaaatagttaattttttCTCAAAAATACACTTTCTAACTtataatgttaaaaaaaattatatgttaGAAAAGTAATTTTGTTTAAATTGAGCAAGTATTTTAACCGAaacaattaataatattaactatttggATTAACTAATATCATTATAAAAACAATATACTAAATTATGTGAAATTAAGATGTAAATTTAAACCCTAAATACGAGCATGATATATAAAAGGATCAAAACCATTATCTTATAAACACCTGTCATGACATGATACCCCTTCCCTTAAGGatttcttttatatatagtaGATTTTATCACAATCACGATACGAGTAAACAAAAATATCTTatacatatttataaaattatttcaatAACTAATTATGGGTGAAGTGATAATAAATTTCTATTTAAATTTATCGGTTGTGTTAAATattcttaaataataattttaattgttttatttgaaatattatataaaaatatgaaataataaagatacgtttataataatattaattaactattaaaataaagATATTTTACTAATAATCGAATTTGTGTGGGGTTGAATAATATTAACTTGCAATCTCTTTTGACTTTCTTGCATtatattctttattttaattttaaatagagAATTTGTTTTATTTGAGTTTAACGTGGAAAGCGTGGAatgaatttcatgtttggattttttccttcatattttaacaattttgaTTTAAgagtttttctttctttaaataaatattttaatttaaaatatatttttataaaaaaaggaTAATGATACTTTTgacattatattttattaaatcttCTAATGTGACACTCTTACCTTGAAATTGTTTATTTTTGTACTTGAAGTTTAATTAGTATATCAATGTGGTACCATATTGAAGTTTCGGAATTTAACATCATTAGACAAAGGTACCATATTGAAAGACAAAATCAAACTATAGGTAACAAAATAGACATCTTCAAAGTAGATATGTCACATTAAAAGATTTCATAAAGTATAAGAATTAGATATGTCATTATCCCTTGTAAAAATAACATCAAAGTTTGAACTCGATAATCCAAGCCAAAGTTAGAGACAAATTCAAATGAGTTTGAATTGATCTATCTTAGCATTTAAACTATTTGAGCTCGAAATCATTTTAAGTTTAAATCATGTTAGATTCAAACCTgcaaaatattaaagtaaataaaactcttcaaaattaaaaaaaaataaagagagagAGAGTAAAAACACACAATTAAAAAAAAGTctttcaaaatttaataaaaaataaaaatttcaaaaattttataaaaatcaaattttttattttataaaatattatttttaccaCTAGTGAATTTGaatcaaatatagaaaattataTAACAAGTCAAATATATTAAA contains:
- the LOC108463055 gene encoding uncharacterized protein LOC108463055, which gives rise to MEWRACYLDVILVPLSMLIPIAYHCWLWHKVRTQPLATIIGINSTGRRFWVSAIIKDNEKKNILAVQTLRNTIMGSTLMATTSILLCAGLAAVISSTYTVKKPLNDSIFGAHGEFMVALKYVTILCIFLFSFSCHTLSIRFINQVNILINTPQDPTSIVTPHYLSDLLEKGFLLNTAGNRLFYAALPLLLWIFGPVLVFVGSITIVTLLYNLDFVFGFRRNKQIDVGDCESG